One segment of Corynebacterium atrinae DNA contains the following:
- the ruvB gene encoding Holliday junction branch migration DNA helicase RuvB — MSDIERTEFELPASVMPPRQTVAPQQQDGEQDAETTLRPRSLDEFIGQRKVRDQLSLVLTGAKRRGVTPDHVLLSGPPGLGKTTMAMIIAQELNTNLRMTSGPALERAGDLAAMLSNLMEGDVLFIDEIHRIARPAEEMLYMAMEDFRIDVIVGKGPGATSIPLEIPPFTLVGATTRSGMLTGPLRDRFGFTAQMEFYDVTDLTRVVTRAAKILDLTIDPDASVEIASRSRGTPRIANRLLRRVRDFAEVNADGHVNLAAAQGALQVFDVDEVGLDRLDRAVLTALIKGHGGGPVGVNTLAVAVGEEASTVEEVCEPYLVRAGLVARTGRGRVATASAWRHLGLVPPEGTLGLH; from the coding sequence ATGTCGGATATTGAGCGTACTGAGTTCGAACTGCCCGCGTCTGTGATGCCGCCGCGCCAAACAGTGGCTCCGCAGCAACAAGACGGAGAACAGGATGCGGAGACCACCCTGCGCCCCCGAAGTCTCGATGAGTTCATCGGACAGCGCAAGGTCCGCGACCAGCTTTCTCTCGTGCTCACCGGAGCCAAACGACGCGGCGTTACTCCGGATCACGTGCTCTTGTCCGGGCCGCCCGGGCTGGGTAAAACAACGATGGCGATGATTATTGCCCAAGAACTCAACACAAACCTGCGGATGACTTCGGGACCAGCCTTGGAACGCGCAGGTGACCTCGCCGCGATGCTATCGAATCTCATGGAGGGAGACGTCCTCTTTATCGATGAGATTCACCGCATCGCCCGGCCAGCCGAGGAAATGCTCTACATGGCGATGGAGGACTTCCGGATCGACGTGATCGTGGGAAAGGGCCCCGGAGCCACGTCCATCCCCTTGGAGATTCCCCCGTTTACGCTTGTCGGCGCCACCACCCGTTCAGGCATGCTCACCGGTCCGCTGCGCGATCGATTTGGGTTTACCGCCCAGATGGAATTCTATGACGTCACCGACTTGACCCGCGTGGTCACGCGCGCGGCGAAGATACTCGACCTCACCATCGACCCGGATGCCTCGGTAGAGATTGCTTCACGCTCTCGGGGCACTCCTCGCATCGCTAACCGGCTTCTGCGTCGAGTCCGGGACTTTGCTGAGGTCAACGCCGATGGACACGTCAACCTTGCCGCGGCCCAAGGTGCTCTGCAAGTCTTTGACGTGGATGAAGTGGGCCTGGATCGTCTCGACCGGGCTGTCCTCACCGCCCTCATCAAGGGCCACGGTGGGGGGCCGGTTGGGGTCAATACCCTCGCTGTAGCTGTGGGGGAGGAGGCCTCGACCGTCGAGGAGGTGTGTGAGCCTTACCTCGTGCGCGCTGGACTGGTGGCTCGCACTGGGCGCGGCCGCGTGGCCACGGCCTCGGCATGGCGTCACTTAGGGTTGGTGCCGCCGGAAGGAACCCTGGGCCTGCATTGA
- the ruvA gene encoding Holliday junction branch migration protein RuvA, whose protein sequence is MIASLRGRVLSLGLDHAVIECSGVGYRVEATPSTLASLRRGEEQMVLTYLAVKEDSLTLYGFTADEDRSMFHLLQTVTGLGPRLAVASLSVMNAGEISQAIGGGDSKALQRIPGVGKRMAERLVLELKDKVAAFAPTVADEGVQVVLPSSAEAVATQVSEALVGLGFSDRVAQPVVEGLLADNPDLGTAAALRAALSQLGRK, encoded by the coding sequence ATGATCGCCTCTCTGCGCGGCCGCGTCCTTTCACTCGGCCTCGACCACGCCGTTATCGAATGCTCCGGTGTCGGATACCGGGTGGAAGCCACTCCATCCACCTTGGCCAGTTTGCGCCGGGGGGAAGAGCAGATGGTGCTGACGTATTTGGCAGTCAAGGAAGACTCGCTGACGCTGTATGGCTTTACTGCTGATGAAGATCGCTCGATGTTCCACTTGCTGCAGACGGTCACCGGCCTGGGCCCGCGCCTGGCAGTCGCCTCGTTGTCTGTGATGAACGCGGGTGAAATTTCTCAAGCCATTGGGGGTGGCGATTCCAAGGCACTGCAGCGGATTCCCGGGGTGGGCAAGCGGATGGCTGAACGCCTAGTCCTGGAGCTCAAGGACAAAGTTGCAGCCTTTGCCCCCACAGTGGCAGACGAAGGTGTGCAGGTGGTGCTTCCATCTTCAGCAGAGGCAGTAGCCACCCAGGTGTCGGAAGCCCTCGTTGGTTTGGGCTTTAGCGACCGAGTCGCCCAACCGGTCGTGGAAGGTTTGCTGGCCGATAACCCGGACCTGGGCACCGCCGCCGCCTTGCGGGCCGCTCTTTCCCAACTCGGACGCAAGTAG
- the ruvC gene encoding crossover junction endodeoxyribonuclease RuvC, whose amino-acid sequence MDLNGLRVMGIDPGLTRCGLSVVQAGHGRAVFPVAVGVVRTPAAEDLTGRLLRLSNSVNEWMDDYQPDVVAIERIFERGNVSTVMHTAHAVGVLVLSAAQRGIPVHMYTPSEVKKAISGNGRADKKQMTIMITRILGLSEPPKPADAADALALAVCHCWRAPLLARQAALTSVPQQGNRP is encoded by the coding sequence ATGGATCTCAACGGCCTGCGCGTCATGGGCATTGACCCGGGCCTCACCCGTTGTGGCCTATCGGTCGTCCAGGCTGGGCACGGGCGAGCCGTGTTCCCCGTGGCCGTGGGGGTTGTTCGCACACCTGCGGCTGAGGACCTGACTGGGCGTCTGTTGCGCTTGTCCAACTCGGTCAATGAATGGATGGATGACTATCAGCCTGACGTCGTCGCCATCGAGAGGATCTTTGAGCGCGGCAACGTCTCCACCGTCATGCACACCGCCCATGCGGTCGGCGTACTCGTCTTATCCGCCGCTCAGCGTGGAATTCCCGTGCACATGTACACCCCGTCCGAGGTGAAGAAAGCCATCTCAGGCAATGGCCGCGCCGACAAGAAGCAGATGACCATCATGATCACCCGGATCTTGGGGCTAAGCGAGCCACCGAAGCCAGCCGACGCTGCCGATGCCCTTGCATTGGCCGTCTGCCACTGCTGGCGCGCCCCACTTCTGGCCCGTCAGGCTGCGTTGACCTCCGTTCCCCAGCAAGGAAATCGCCCATGA
- a CDS encoding YebC/PmpR family DNA-binding transcriptional regulator — protein sequence MSGHSKWATTKHKKAANDAKRGKEFAKMIKNIEVAARQGGGDPAANPTLDDMIKKAKKASVPNDNIERARKRGSGEEAGGADWENITYEGYGPNGVAMLIECLTDNRNRAATEVRTAMNRNNGNLGESGSVAYMFTRTGLVFVAKGELAEDDVLMAVLDAGAEEVVDLGEKFEVVCAPTDIAAVKAALEDAGIEVDDTDQDFRASVQVPLELDDAKKVLRLIDALEDSDDVQNVYTNMELSDEVIAQLDD from the coding sequence ATGTCAGGCCATTCCAAGTGGGCAACCACCAAACACAAGAAGGCTGCGAACGACGCCAAGCGCGGCAAGGAGTTCGCCAAGATGATCAAGAACATCGAGGTGGCGGCCCGGCAGGGAGGCGGCGACCCTGCTGCTAACCCGACGCTCGATGACATGATTAAGAAGGCCAAGAAGGCCTCGGTGCCCAACGACAACATCGAGCGCGCCCGCAAGCGGGGCTCCGGCGAAGAGGCTGGCGGTGCGGATTGGGAAAACATCACCTACGAAGGCTATGGCCCCAACGGCGTGGCCATGCTCATCGAGTGTTTGACCGATAACCGCAACCGTGCAGCCACTGAGGTTCGCACAGCGATGAACCGTAACAACGGCAACCTGGGCGAGTCCGGCTCGGTGGCGTACATGTTCACCCGTACCGGCTTGGTTTTCGTGGCCAAGGGCGAGTTGGCTGAGGACGATGTCCTCATGGCCGTCCTCGATGCCGGTGCAGAAGAGGTGGTGGACTTGGGCGAGAAGTTCGAGGTCGTCTGCGCGCCGACCGATATCGCCGCTGTCAAGGCCGCCCTCGAGGACGCTGGCATTGAGGTCGACGACACGGATCAGGATTTCCGCGCTTCGGTGCAGGTTCCCCTGGAATTGGATGATGCGAAGAAGGTCCTTCGGCTGATCGACGCCCTCGAGGATTCCGATGACGTTCAAAACGTCTACACCAACATGGAGTTGTCCGACGAGGTCATCGCGCAGCTCGATGATTAG
- a CDS encoding acyl-CoA thioesterase, which translates to MSDIEYILSLEKIDRDIFRGPAVKSTLARTFGGQVAAQALVAATETIDAEVKDVHSLHGYFVAPGKSSVPTVFLVDRIRDGRSFSSRQVRAVQDGETIFSMQASFHQRGDIGPEHSDIMRDVPGPEELEPLSGAAPHSSRALLDEWGDWDIRVVPSESYEHNKYTPSQQVVWFRSKRPLPDDDTFHVCTLAYMSDMTLLHSSLVPHPGHRVQMASLDHAMWFLRPFRTDEWLLYDQVSPSASAGRALTHGRIFDRAGNLVAMVTQEGLTRTLRDGAESIPLRRPES; encoded by the coding sequence GTGAGTGACATTGAATACATCCTTAGCTTGGAGAAGATCGACCGAGACATTTTTCGCGGCCCCGCCGTGAAGTCCACGCTGGCCCGAACCTTCGGAGGCCAGGTCGCGGCCCAAGCCCTCGTGGCGGCCACCGAAACTATCGACGCTGAGGTCAAAGACGTCCACTCCCTGCACGGCTACTTCGTCGCCCCCGGCAAGTCCTCCGTACCCACCGTGTTCCTCGTCGATCGCATTCGTGATGGCCGCTCCTTCTCCTCCCGCCAGGTCCGGGCGGTCCAGGACGGAGAGACGATCTTCTCCATGCAAGCCAGCTTTCACCAGCGCGGCGACATCGGCCCTGAGCACTCAGACATCATGCGGGATGTTCCCGGGCCCGAGGAATTGGAGCCGCTGAGCGGTGCAGCTCCGCATAGCTCCCGCGCACTACTCGATGAGTGGGGCGATTGGGACATTCGGGTCGTCCCGAGTGAGAGCTATGAGCACAACAAATACACCCCAAGTCAGCAGGTGGTGTGGTTCCGCTCGAAGCGCCCGCTGCCTGACGATGACACTTTCCACGTGTGCACCCTGGCTTACATGTCGGACATGACCCTGTTGCATTCCTCCCTGGTCCCACATCCCGGACACCGGGTGCAAATGGCGAGCCTCGACCACGCCATGTGGTTCCTCCGACCCTTTCGCACGGACGAGTGGTTGCTCTACGACCAGGTGTCACCGTCGGCCTCGGCGGGACGAGCGTTGACCCACGGCCGGATCTTTGATCGGGCAGGCAATCTGGTGGCGATGGTCACTCAAGAGGGACTCACCCGCACGCTTCGCGACGGCGCTGAGTCCATCCCACTGCGTCGTCCCGAAAGCTAG
- a CDS encoding DUF3817 domain-containing protein translates to MTPMKLHRIAAATEMVTWTVLILGMILKYSGTTEAVMPFAGGIHGFGFLCFVAITVLLWVNNRWSFGQGIAGLAVSIVPWAAWPYSLWAERRGLLDGSWRFQDPAAQPHSLPDKILAQFVRHPLRSGLVLLVVVAIVFSLLLAMGQPYDPEAIAG, encoded by the coding sequence ATGACACCGATGAAGCTCCACCGAATTGCCGCCGCTACCGAGATGGTCACCTGGACAGTCCTCATTCTCGGAATGATCCTCAAGTACAGCGGAACGACCGAAGCGGTGATGCCTTTTGCCGGTGGGATTCACGGTTTCGGCTTCCTCTGTTTCGTGGCCATCACCGTGTTGCTGTGGGTGAATAATCGTTGGAGCTTCGGCCAAGGTATTGCTGGTCTGGCCGTGTCTATCGTGCCGTGGGCTGCCTGGCCTTATTCACTGTGGGCCGAACGCCGGGGCTTGCTCGATGGCAGCTGGCGATTCCAGGATCCCGCGGCGCAGCCGCATTCGCTGCCGGACAAGATCTTGGCCCAGTTCGTGCGTCACCCGCTGCGCTCGGGGCTGGTCCTGCTCGTCGTCGTGGCCATCGTGTTCAGCCTCTTGCTGGCGATGGGCCAGCCCTACGATCCCGAGGCGATCGCGGGCTAG
- the pdxS gene encoding pyridoxal 5'-phosphate synthase lyase subunit PdxS: MSNFTSVDQFAGGVIMDVVNPEQARIAADAGAVAVMALERVPADIRAEGGVSRMSDPDMINGIIAAVDIPVMAKARIGHFVEAQVLEALGVDFIDESEVLTPADYAHHIDKRAFRTPFVCGSTNLGEALRRINEGAAMIRSKGEAGTGDVSNAVTHMRTIRAEIARLTTLPEDELFVAAKELQAPYDLVVSVARDGRLPVPLFTAGGVATPADAAMMRQLGADGVFVGSGIFKSGDPVKRAAAIVEAVNNYDNPEVIARVSAGLGDAMVGINVDDLPVSHRLAERGW, encoded by the coding sequence ATGAGCAATTTCACATCCGTGGATCAATTCGCCGGTGGCGTCATCATGGACGTTGTCAACCCCGAGCAGGCGCGCATTGCCGCCGATGCTGGAGCCGTCGCCGTCATGGCCTTGGAGCGCGTTCCGGCCGACATCCGTGCGGAGGGTGGGGTGTCGCGGATGTCCGACCCCGACATGATCAACGGCATCATCGCGGCCGTCGATATCCCCGTGATGGCCAAGGCTCGCATCGGACACTTCGTGGAGGCTCAGGTGCTTGAAGCGCTGGGCGTGGATTTCATTGACGAGTCCGAGGTGCTCACGCCCGCTGACTACGCCCACCACATCGACAAACGGGCATTTCGCACCCCCTTCGTGTGCGGCTCCACCAACCTCGGCGAAGCGCTGCGCCGCATCAATGAGGGCGCCGCGATGATCCGCTCCAAGGGCGAGGCCGGCACGGGCGATGTGTCCAACGCCGTCACCCACATGCGCACCATCCGCGCGGAGATCGCCCGGCTGACCACCTTGCCCGAAGACGAGCTCTTCGTGGCCGCCAAGGAGCTGCAGGCGCCTTACGACCTCGTCGTTTCTGTCGCGCGCGACGGACGCCTTCCCGTCCCGCTGTTTACTGCCGGTGGCGTGGCCACCCCGGCCGACGCCGCCATGATGCGACAGCTGGGCGCCGACGGCGTCTTCGTCGGCTCCGGCATCTTCAAGTCCGGCGATCCCGTCAAGCGTGCCGCCGCAATCGTCGAGGCTGTGAACAACTACGACAATCCCGAGGTCATCGCCCGGGTGTCCGCCGGGCTTGGCGACGCCATGGTGGGCATCAATGTCGATGATCTTCCGGTTTCCCACCGCCTGGCTGAGCGCGGCTGGTAG
- a CDS encoding DUF2029 domain-containing protein: MLNWKSVAGVWLGWAIARLGLVALLLVDPDTAGDVHYYFSGVYGPDPTVMTEYPHAGVWPVHLLAVLTGENAELFRWAFPAMCLLIDAVFLTLLLRFGGARRFQAGWFWVAFGLAVGPVLVQRLDLFPGLLVAAFAALLTRHPRIAPALLAGAAAVKLWPAALAATLVGGWKSSATWIRLGVFFGTLAALSVFTALTSGVDRLLSPLEYQGDRGLQIESLVATPFMVAAHFQPEAYTIEYATSKSFEISGPGTPAAVGIIDALMYGCLLAAIVWAAYLFFTQRWNPRPAVAFALVIVLVLIVTNKVFSPQYTVWFGPLIAVCLCLSASRYVRNMAWLSVAIAGLSLLIFPFLYDPLFMDIGSQAGAVSLVVLVSRNVLMLALTVLSLAWLAEESRRLGPVLEKLR; encoded by the coding sequence ATGCTCAATTGGAAGTCCGTGGCCGGCGTGTGGCTCGGCTGGGCCATCGCCCGCCTGGGTTTGGTGGCCCTCCTCCTCGTCGACCCCGACACCGCCGGTGATGTTCATTACTACTTTTCCGGTGTTTATGGCCCCGACCCCACTGTCATGACGGAGTACCCGCACGCCGGCGTGTGGCCCGTCCACCTGCTCGCCGTGCTCACTGGGGAGAATGCGGAACTATTCCGGTGGGCTTTCCCCGCCATGTGTCTGCTTATCGACGCCGTCTTCCTCACCCTCCTCCTCCGGTTCGGCGGTGCCCGCCGCTTCCAGGCAGGGTGGTTCTGGGTGGCATTCGGCCTCGCCGTCGGGCCGGTCCTGGTGCAAAGGCTGGACCTGTTCCCCGGGCTGCTCGTCGCGGCTTTCGCCGCTTTGCTCACCCGGCACCCGCGCATCGCCCCGGCCCTCCTGGCCGGTGCTGCGGCAGTAAAGCTCTGGCCCGCTGCTCTGGCCGCCACGTTGGTGGGTGGCTGGAAATCCTCGGCGACGTGGATCAGGCTTGGCGTATTCTTTGGCACCTTAGCGGCGCTGAGCGTGTTCACCGCCCTCACATCCGGAGTAGATCGCCTGCTCAGCCCCCTGGAGTACCAGGGAGACCGCGGGCTGCAGATCGAATCCCTCGTGGCTACTCCGTTCATGGTTGCGGCTCACTTCCAGCCCGAGGCCTACACCATCGAGTACGCCACCTCGAAGAGCTTTGAGATCTCCGGCCCCGGCACCCCCGCCGCCGTCGGAATCATTGATGCCCTCATGTACGGCTGCCTCCTCGCCGCCATCGTGTGGGCGGCCTACCTATTCTTTACTCAGCGCTGGAATCCGCGCCCCGCGGTGGCCTTCGCCCTGGTGATAGTGCTCGTACTCATCGTCACCAACAAGGTTTTCTCCCCGCAGTACACCGTGTGGTTCGGTCCCCTCATAGCGGTGTGCTTGTGCCTCTCGGCCTCCCGATACGTCCGAAACATGGCGTGGCTCTCCGTCGCCATTGCGGGCCTGAGCCTTTTGATCTTCCCCTTCCTCTACGACCCGCTGTTCATGGACATTGGCTCACAGGCCGGAGCGGTATCCCTGGTAGTCCTGGTTAGCCGCAACGTTCTCATGCTGGCGCTCACCGTCCTATCCCTGGCTTGGCTGGCGGAGGAAAGTCGACGTTTAGGTCCGGTACTCGAAAAACTCCGGTAG
- a CDS encoding glycosyltransferase family 4 protein, whose amino-acid sequence MRVGIVCPYSFDLPGGVQAHILDLAQELINRGHHVEAIGPANDDTELPDFVTKGGRSVSIRYNGSVARLAIGRHVTERLRTFITEGQFDVLHIHEPNSPSFSLAALRIATGPIVATYHASSAGSLALLVARPILRPSLEKIRGGIAVSEMARRWQVEQLGGDPVLIPNGVDTSRYAASRIPPVDGAPVEIVFLGRLDEPRKGLDILLEALLTVGRDIRVTVIGGGKHREVPGVDFVGRVSDEEKAEILGRADIYVAPNTGGESFGIVLVEAMAAGCAVVASDLEAFASVCDAASDHPAGRLFETGSASALAAALTELIDDRAQREQLITAGTTRARRYDWDTVAGDVLQVYETVADGTTVGVVR is encoded by the coding sequence ATGAGAGTCGGCATCGTTTGCCCTTATTCCTTTGACCTGCCGGGCGGGGTGCAAGCCCACATCCTGGACTTGGCGCAGGAACTCATCAACCGAGGTCACCACGTCGAGGCGATTGGCCCCGCCAACGATGACACGGAGCTGCCCGATTTTGTCACCAAGGGTGGTCGTTCCGTGTCCATTCGTTACAACGGTTCCGTTGCGCGATTGGCCATTGGCCGGCACGTAACTGAACGCCTGCGGACGTTTATCACCGAGGGCCAGTTCGATGTGCTCCACATCCACGAACCGAATTCGCCGAGCTTCTCATTGGCGGCCTTGCGTATCGCCACCGGTCCGATTGTGGCCACCTACCATGCTTCAAGCGCGGGCTCACTTGCTTTGCTGGTCGCCCGCCCAATCCTTCGTCCCTCGTTGGAGAAGATCCGCGGGGGCATCGCGGTGTCAGAGATGGCTCGCCGTTGGCAAGTTGAACAGTTGGGGGGAGACCCGGTGCTCATCCCCAACGGAGTTGATACGTCGCGCTACGCCGCCAGCCGCATTCCGCCGGTGGACGGCGCCCCAGTAGAAATCGTCTTTTTGGGCCGCCTCGACGAACCCCGCAAGGGTCTCGATATCCTCCTGGAGGCCCTCCTTACCGTCGGCCGCGACATCCGCGTCACCGTCATCGGTGGGGGAAAGCACCGTGAGGTCCCCGGGGTGGACTTCGTCGGCCGAGTCAGCGACGAAGAGAAGGCCGAGATCCTCGGCCGCGCGGATATCTATGTCGCTCCGAACACCGGCGGTGAGAGCTTTGGCATCGTGTTGGTGGAAGCGATGGCGGCGGGGTGCGCGGTCGTCGCCAGTGATCTGGAGGCCTTCGCCAGCGTCTGTGACGCCGCCTCTGATCATCCCGCGGGTCGGCTCTTCGAGACCGGTTCTGCGTCGGCGTTGGCCGCCGCCCTGACAGAGCTTATCGACGACCGCGCCCAGCGCGAACAGCTCATCACCGCCGGCACGACCCGTGCCCGGCGATACGACTGGGACACCGTGGCCGGTGATGTCCTGCAGGTATATGAGACTGTGGCGGATGGCACGACAGTGGGAGTGGTCCGATGA
- a CDS encoding phosphatidylinositol mannoside acyltransferase has product MRASLDPVAMGYLAGWSIVRRLPLPVSQFLFQFGADKASRNGRGMEQLRKNLTRVVGAENVTAELVRESVRSYARYWLEAFRLPAMKDDPELLAQLVNSVEGLADLDASITSGRGVVLTLPHSGNWDMAGLFLVHQYGQFATVAERLKPEVLFDAFVDYRQSLGFEVLAHTGGTPPFPRLREVLNDGGVVCLLGERDLKQKGVPVQLFGEATTMPAGPAQLALETGAALHAVHCWFTPKGWGFSVSPEVTLDGLGATTQRIADHFAASIARHPADWHMLQPQWTADVTRRQG; this is encoded by the coding sequence ATGCGGGCTAGCCTTGATCCCGTAGCGATGGGTTATCTGGCGGGATGGTCGATTGTTCGTCGCTTGCCCCTGCCGGTGTCGCAGTTCTTGTTCCAATTCGGTGCAGATAAGGCAAGTAGGAATGGCCGGGGAATGGAGCAGTTGCGGAAGAACCTCACCCGGGTGGTGGGGGCGGAAAACGTCACCGCCGAGCTGGTGCGTGAATCGGTTCGTTCCTATGCCCGCTACTGGCTCGAGGCTTTCCGGCTTCCGGCAATGAAGGACGATCCGGAGCTCTTAGCTCAGCTGGTTAACAGTGTGGAGGGCTTAGCGGACCTTGATGCTTCCATCACGTCCGGGCGTGGCGTCGTGCTCACGCTCCCGCATTCGGGAAATTGGGACATGGCTGGGCTCTTCCTGGTTCATCAGTACGGGCAATTCGCCACCGTCGCCGAGCGCCTCAAGCCGGAGGTGCTTTTCGACGCCTTCGTGGACTATCGGCAGTCCCTCGGCTTCGAGGTCCTAGCCCATACGGGTGGCACGCCACCCTTCCCGCGCTTGCGGGAGGTGCTCAACGACGGCGGCGTCGTTTGTCTCTTGGGGGAGCGAGACCTCAAGCAAAAAGGCGTGCCCGTGCAGTTGTTCGGAGAGGCAACCACTATGCCGGCTGGTCCGGCGCAATTGGCCCTGGAAACCGGGGCCGCCCTACACGCCGTGCATTGCTGGTTCACCCCCAAGGGCTGGGGGTTTTCCGTTTCCCCGGAGGTGACGTTGGATGGGCTCGGCGCCACGACTCAACGCATCGCCGATCACTTCGCGGCTAGCATCGCACGCCATCCAGCTGATTGGCATATGCTCCAACCTCAATGGACGGCCGATGTGACAAGGAGGCAGGGATGA
- the pgsA gene encoding phosphatidylinositol phosphate synthase, with protein MLSVHGRKPAAVIVEPAAKAMLKLGLSPNVVTVAGAIITIVIAVVFIPTGHLVWAAALSGLFAAFDMVDGTMARLRGGGTKFGATLDATCDRITDGALFAAITWWLIYSYDAHPSLVVASFVVLVSSQVISYVKARGEASGFTMVGGLVERPERLILGLGGIGLQGLGVPYAIDVALWILAVGSAITIVQRLVIAAKSPDAQDVIAPPAGAKEAAH; from the coding sequence ATGCTTAGCGTTCACGGTCGCAAGCCGGCCGCAGTCATTGTTGAACCCGCCGCGAAGGCCATGCTCAAGTTGGGTCTGAGCCCGAACGTGGTCACCGTGGCAGGGGCCATTATCACCATTGTCATCGCCGTGGTGTTCATCCCCACCGGCCACCTCGTTTGGGCGGCTGCTTTATCCGGATTGTTCGCCGCTTTCGATATGGTCGACGGCACTATGGCTCGCCTGCGCGGGGGCGGAACGAAGTTCGGTGCGACCCTCGATGCGACGTGCGACCGTATCACCGATGGCGCGTTGTTTGCCGCCATCACCTGGTGGCTCATCTACTCCTATGATGCTCACCCCTCGCTGGTCGTCGCTTCCTTCGTGGTGCTGGTGTCCTCCCAGGTCATTAGCTATGTCAAGGCTCGCGGTGAAGCCAGCGGTTTCACTATGGTCGGTGGGCTGGTGGAGCGGCCCGAGCGACTCATCTTGGGCCTCGGCGGCATCGGTCTGCAGGGCCTTGGTGTTCCCTACGCCATCGATGTGGCGTTGTGGATCTTGGCAGTTGGTTCCGCCATCACCATTGTTCAGCGTCTGGTCATTGCCGCGAAGTCACCCGATGCCCAAGATGTCATCGCACCGCCAGCTGGGGCTAAGGAGGCTGCCCACTGA
- a CDS encoding HIT family protein — protein MNNRVSSLLQPAADSPSTNGEYVDTGVGVNDALTRLWAPYRMGYIQKCPDDGEFNRPADPFLVAPQLTDEEALIIARGQTVYAILNLYPYNAGHLMIIPYRKVANLEDLTVEESHELMAFAQRAVRALKQISRPEGINVGFNLGKASGGSVGDHLHMHVVPRWSGDANFLTILDGTKVLPQLLRDTRALLAQAWIEMDDA, from the coding sequence ATGAACAACCGAGTGAGCAGTCTCTTGCAGCCCGCCGCTGACTCGCCTTCGACAAATGGGGAATACGTCGATACCGGCGTCGGTGTCAATGATGCGCTGACCCGGTTATGGGCGCCTTACCGGATGGGATACATCCAGAAGTGTCCGGACGATGGTGAGTTCAACCGCCCGGCCGACCCGTTTTTGGTGGCCCCGCAGTTGACGGATGAGGAGGCGCTGATCATTGCCCGTGGGCAGACGGTGTACGCCATCCTCAACCTCTATCCGTACAACGCCGGGCACCTCATGATCATCCCTTATCGCAAGGTCGCCAACTTGGAAGACCTGACGGTGGAGGAATCACATGAGTTGATGGCTTTTGCCCAGCGGGCGGTACGCGCGCTCAAGCAGATTTCCCGCCCGGAGGGCATCAACGTGGGATTCAACTTAGGTAAGGCGTCCGGCGGTTCGGTGGGGGATCACCTGCACATGCACGTGGTTCCTCGCTGGTCGGGGGATGCCAACTTCCTTACTATTCTTGACGGCACGAAGGTCTTGCCACAGTTACTTCGGGACACGAGGGCCCTGTTGGCGCAGGCCTGGATTGAGATGGACGATGCTTAG